A genome region from Myroides fluvii includes the following:
- a CDS encoding LETM1-related biofilm-associated protein: MNPSTTGWIKKYFAEQDKYAIFTATNTIELAHEIRATGFSFGQINASGFPEIYTTFKYTQEEFAKICFLQLLEKIYFFQYPTNTTDEFISRLLDFYQLFVPHKTNFFTNLFEDKNTYARLEHLFAIKWKENFFSQSKSNNIVLNLLVLSVYLLTFETFLTGKIHPNLYHVYLEDLIQSILNHTQGQKNTEVHFTDNPNDFAIEEIMEVKSSYLESSLLLDIVMCNSWNNELKTLELPDCSVEPFSRLAFTTEQVEDSRTCFMLFLQQNDYNYFYLKSSNLFNNMINNSTNYVEFLVSRNKGRILKEIQKNKQLMQLLMDSTHRNLDMQEKKLIKKQTLEVIKTIPSLAIFLLPGGTVLLPIILKFIPSLLPSSFNENLESDD, encoded by the coding sequence ATGAACCCATCAACAACTGGCTGGATAAAAAAATACTTCGCTGAACAAGACAAATACGCTATTTTCACGGCTACTAATACAATAGAATTAGCGCATGAGATAAGAGCAACTGGATTTAGTTTTGGTCAGATAAACGCCAGCGGATTTCCTGAGATTTATACGACTTTTAAATACACTCAAGAGGAATTTGCCAAAATCTGCTTCTTGCAACTATTAGAAAAGATTTATTTCTTCCAATATCCCACAAATACAACCGATGAGTTTATCAGTCGATTATTGGATTTTTACCAATTATTTGTACCGCATAAAACCAATTTCTTCACTAATTTATTTGAGGATAAAAATACATATGCCCGTTTAGAACACCTTTTTGCCATCAAGTGGAAAGAAAACTTCTTTTCCCAATCGAAAAGCAACAATATTGTACTGAATTTACTCGTTTTATCGGTATATCTTTTGACGTTTGAAACCTTTTTAACAGGTAAAATTCACCCCAATCTATACCATGTGTATTTGGAAGATTTGATTCAGTCAATCCTGAATCACACCCAAGGTCAAAAAAATACTGAAGTTCATTTTACAGACAATCCCAATGATTTTGCAATAGAGGAGATTATGGAAGTAAAATCTTCCTATTTAGAATCTAGTTTATTGTTGGACATTGTGATGTGTAATTCGTGGAACAATGAGCTAAAGACGTTAGAATTACCTGATTGTTCTGTTGAACCTTTTAGCCGATTGGCTTTTACTACAGAACAGGTGGAGGATAGCCGAACTTGTTTTATGTTGTTCTTGCAACAAAATGACTACAATTATTTCTACTTAAAGTCATCGAATTTATTCAATAATATGATTAATAATTCAACGAATTACGTAGAATTTTTAGTTAGCCGAAATAAAGGTCGTATTTTAAAAGAGATTCAAAAGAACAAACAATTGATGCAGTTATTGATGGACTCTACCCATCGAAATTTAGATATGCAAGAAAAGAAATTGATCAAAAAACAGACCCTTGAGGTGATTAAAACCATTCCTTCTCTTGCGATATTTTTATTACCTGGAGGCACCGTATTGCTGCCTATCATATTAAAATTTATTCCTTCGCTCCTACCGTCTTCATTCAATGAAAACCTGGAGTCTGACGATTAA
- a CDS encoding carbonic anhydrase — MKHNEFYKKILENNKAWVEEKLAINPEYFKRLCHRQTPPVLWIGCSDSRVPANEIIGAEPGDVFVHRNIANMVIHSDMNMLSVLDYAVNILKVTNIIVCGHYGCGGVEAAMKNESYGLIDNWIRHIKTVYRLHNVELDGIDDTTERFNRFVELNVQEQVYDLAKTSIVQGAWARNQDLSIHGWVYGLNSGYVTDLEVNVTSNQDLDEVYQLRFKKI, encoded by the coding sequence TTGAAACACAACGAATTTTACAAAAAAATATTAGAAAATAACAAAGCTTGGGTAGAAGAAAAACTAGCCATTAATCCAGAGTACTTTAAGCGCCTTTGTCACAGGCAAACGCCACCTGTTTTGTGGATTGGTTGCTCAGATAGTCGCGTGCCAGCTAATGAGATTATCGGTGCCGAACCAGGGGATGTATTCGTTCACCGAAATATCGCCAATATGGTCATCCACTCAGATATGAATATGTTGAGTGTATTGGATTATGCGGTAAACATTCTTAAAGTAACCAATATTATTGTCTGTGGCCATTATGGCTGTGGTGGAGTAGAGGCCGCAATGAAAAACGAATCATACGGACTGATTGACAACTGGATTAGACACATCAAAACCGTTTATCGCTTGCACAATGTCGAGTTAGATGGGATTGACGATACCACAGAGCGATTCAATCGATTTGTAGAGTTAAACGTTCAAGAACAAGTGTACGACCTAGCAAAAACATCGATCGTGCAAGGCGCTTGGGCAAGAAATCAAGACTTGAGTATTCACGGCTGGGTTTATGGGTTAAACTCGGGGTATGTGACCGATTTAGAGGTGAATGTAACGAGTAATCAAGATCTTGACGAAGTGTATCAACTTCGATTTAAGAAAATTTAA
- the rimK gene encoding 30S ribosomal protein S6--L-glutamate ligase codes for MVDKLIVGSEEWCSFSTLNIPAIKARVDSGAKTSALHAVNISPFEKDGEKWVKFDVNPLQNNGKTIIHCEAKVVDKRIVKSSSGSRESRYVIRTILGFGETSWDIELTLTNRDSMGYRMLLGREAMGGRILVDPEKHFLLGQPTVEKLDEYYNKPKEAKSGLRIGLLASNPELYSNKRIIEAGELRGHEMHFLNLKYCYMKLDANQPEIHYRGGRVLNDFDAVIPRIRPSMTYYGCALTRHFESLKVFSLNSAAAIAQSRDKLFSLQLLLNHGIDIPTTGFANSPLDTNDLIKMVGGSPLIVKLLEGTQGKGVVLAETKKAAESVINAFKSLNANILVQEFIKEANGKDIRCFVVDGKVVAAIQREAVPGEFRANIHLGGTASVIKVTPEEKRIAIRAAKAMNLKVAGVDIIRSAKGPLLLEVNSSPGLEGIEGATNKDIATEMIKAIEKQVKW; via the coding sequence ATGGTAGATAAACTCATTGTTGGTAGTGAAGAATGGTGTTCTTTCTCTACATTAAATATCCCTGCGATTAAAGCGCGTGTAGATTCAGGTGCAAAAACTTCAGCCTTGCATGCGGTTAACATCAGTCCTTTTGAAAAAGACGGTGAAAAATGGGTAAAGTTTGATGTAAATCCCTTACAAAATAACGGCAAGACAATTATACATTGCGAAGCTAAAGTAGTGGACAAAAGAATCGTCAAAAGTTCTAGTGGATCTAGAGAATCTCGCTATGTTATCCGAACGATACTTGGTTTTGGAGAAACATCGTGGGATATTGAGTTAACCTTAACCAATCGCGACTCTATGGGGTATCGCATGTTATTGGGTAGAGAAGCGATGGGGGGACGTATTTTAGTTGACCCAGAGAAGCATTTTCTATTAGGTCAACCTACAGTTGAAAAACTAGATGAATACTACAACAAACCCAAAGAAGCAAAAAGTGGATTGAGAATCGGATTACTAGCCAGTAATCCAGAATTATACAGCAACAAGCGTATCATTGAAGCAGGAGAATTAAGAGGGCATGAAATGCATTTCTTAAATCTAAAATACTGTTATATGAAATTAGATGCCAATCAACCAGAAATTCATTATAGAGGAGGGCGAGTGTTAAACGACTTTGATGCTGTTATTCCGCGAATTAGACCCAGCATGACGTATTACGGATGTGCTCTAACGCGTCATTTTGAATCATTAAAAGTGTTCAGTTTAAATAGTGCCGCAGCTATTGCGCAATCCAGAGACAAGTTATTCTCTCTTCAATTACTTCTAAATCATGGCATTGACATTCCCACAACGGGATTTGCCAATTCCCCTTTAGACACGAATGATTTGATTAAAATGGTTGGAGGAAGCCCTTTAATTGTCAAATTACTAGAAGGTACTCAGGGAAAAGGAGTAGTATTAGCAGAAACCAAAAAAGCAGCTGAGAGTGTAATTAACGCTTTCAAAAGTTTAAATGCCAATATTTTAGTTCAAGAATTCATCAAAGAAGCAAACGGAAAAGACATTCGCTGTTTTGTTGTGGATGGCAAAGTTGTTGCAGCCATACAACGCGAGGCAGTTCCGGGCGAATTCAGAGCCAATATTCACTTGGGAGGAACGGCTTCCGTTATTAAAGTAACTCCAGAAGAAAAGCGCATTGCTATTCGCGCGGCAAAAGCGATGAATTTAAAAGTAGCTGGTGTTGATATCATTCGTTCAGCAAAGGGACCTTTATTGCTAGAGGTCAACTCTTCTCCTGGACTAGAGGGTATTGAAGGAGCTACAAATAAAGATATTGCTACAGAGATGATTAAAGCAATCGAAAAACAAGTTAAATGGTAA
- a CDS encoding M14 family zinc carboxypeptidase: protein MNEQQLAKTYRVPTISGRYITNKNVADFTSTLNHYFKVSVIGKSVENRSIYAVQFGEGKTKILMWSQMHGNESTTTKAVLDLLRYLNESTADKIAEWRAEFSLIIVPILNPDGAHYYTRVNANQVDLNRDSVDLSQPESKVLRQLLEEEQPDYAFNLHDQRSIFGVGDTGKSAALSFLAPAFNADREMNETRKKAVQLIVAMNEVAQEMAPGHIGRFDDGFNLNCIGDYAQAMGIPTILIEAGHLDLDYQRENTRELVCASLLRVLNVLTHPHKGGDYALEHYFALPENTKSFCDVELRSGIIPSSERKIIVKIQYKEILAEGSVKFCPIIMNIDKKGSKFAHALIEKDCLLKSFIKEPFQILDQNFEDVVALSAEEVNYLLKKEV from the coding sequence ATGAACGAACAACAGTTAGCTAAAACGTATCGAGTACCAACAATTTCAGGAAGATACATTACCAACAAAAATGTAGCGGATTTTACATCGACCTTAAACCATTACTTTAAGGTGAGTGTGATCGGGAAATCTGTTGAAAATAGATCCATTTATGCGGTGCAATTTGGCGAAGGAAAAACCAAGATTTTAATGTGGTCACAGATGCATGGAAATGAGTCGACAACGACTAAAGCGGTGCTGGACTTACTTCGGTATTTGAATGAATCTACGGCGGATAAAATCGCTGAATGGAGGGCTGAATTTTCACTGATTATCGTTCCGATTTTAAATCCAGATGGAGCACATTACTACACAAGAGTTAACGCAAATCAAGTGGATTTAAATCGAGATTCGGTTGATTTAAGTCAGCCTGAAAGTAAAGTTTTACGTCAGTTGTTGGAAGAGGAGCAACCTGATTATGCATTTAATTTACACGATCAACGCAGTATTTTTGGTGTAGGGGATACTGGGAAATCGGCTGCTCTGTCATTTTTAGCACCTGCTTTTAATGCAGATAGAGAGATGAATGAGACAAGGAAGAAGGCTGTTCAGCTGATTGTAGCAATGAATGAGGTTGCGCAGGAAATGGCTCCTGGGCATATAGGACGCTTTGATGATGGATTTAATTTGAATTGTATAGGAGATTATGCACAAGCAATGGGTATCCCTACTATATTAATAGAGGCAGGGCATTTAGATCTGGATTATCAAAGAGAAAATACAAGAGAGTTAGTTTGCGCAAGCTTATTGCGTGTATTGAATGTTTTGACACATCCTCATAAGGGGGGCGATTATGCGTTAGAACATTATTTTGCACTTCCTGAGAATACTAAAAGCTTTTGTGATGTTGAATTGAGAAGTGGTATTATTCCTTCATCTGAAAGAAAAATTATAGTGAAAATTCAATATAAAGAGATATTAGCAGAGGGAAGTGTTAAATTTTGTCCTATTATTATGAATATTGATAAAAAAGGAAGTAAATTTGCGCATGCATTAATAGAAAAAGATTGTTTATTAAAATCTTTTATTAAAGAACCCTTTCAGATTTTAGATCAGAATTTTGAGGATGTTGTAGCGTTATCGGCTGAAGAGGTTAATTATTTATTAAAAAAAGAGGTATAA
- a CDS encoding carbonic anhydrase family protein, with protein sequence MRLHNIDDQKSMTPQMALSFLKEGNKRFVENLKAHANLLEQVNETKESQFPFAIVLSCIDSRTSAELIFDQGLGDVFSTRIAGNVLNEDIIGSMEFACKLAGSKLIVVLGHSHCGAITGACKEVKLGYLSNLLAKVEPAVDHVKRYYPDLDIKSKEGVDMVAFYNVEYTINHILTKSNVLCEMYEKGEIGIVGAFYKVETGEVDFVKEMFVE encoded by the coding sequence ATGAGACTACATAATATAGACGATCAAAAGTCGATGACTCCGCAAATGGCGCTGTCTTTTTTAAAAGAAGGGAACAAACGCTTTGTTGAAAACCTGAAAGCCCATGCTAATTTACTAGAACAAGTAAATGAAACCAAAGAAAGCCAATTTCCTTTCGCTATTGTTTTAAGCTGCATTGACAGCCGTACGTCAGCTGAATTGATCTTTGATCAAGGATTAGGGGATGTGTTTAGTACGCGTATTGCCGGAAATGTATTGAATGAGGATATTATCGGTTCAATGGAATTTGCTTGTAAACTCGCAGGTTCAAAATTGATTGTTGTCTTAGGACATTCGCACTGTGGCGCAATTACAGGAGCTTGTAAAGAGGTGAAATTAGGGTATTTAAGTAACTTATTAGCCAAAGTTGAACCAGCCGTGGATCACGTGAAAAGATATTACCCCGATTTAGATATTAAATCAAAAGAAGGAGTGGATATGGTTGCCTTTTACAATGTAGAATACACCATCAATCACATCCTAACTAAAAGTAATGTCCTTTGCGAAATGTATGAAAAAGGAGAAATCGGCATTGTTGGGGCTTTCTATAAAGTAGAAACAGGAGAGGTAGATTTTGTCAAAGAAATGTTTGTTGAATAA
- a CDS encoding ATP-dependent Clp protease ATP-binding subunit, with translation MDENFSQEIKNVISFSKDEALRLGHDFIGTEHFLLALLRIEQGEGSTILQNLEVDLDFLRHKVENLTPYSATKTAVNEKGSLYLTKQAERALRLTYLEVKVFKNIEVTSAHLLLCILKNNEDPITQILNKMNVDYESVKTYYVEFLSEEKKEADSEDIFHSPKAETFEESGQNDSSSSKKADTQSTPPNKKSKTPVLDNFGRDLTEMAIDGKLDPVVGREKEIERVSQILSRRKKNNPLLIGEPGVGKSAIAEGLALKIIQKKVSRVLFNKRVVTLDLASLVAGTKYRGQFEERMKAVMNELEKNTDIILFIDEIHTIVGAGGATGSLDASNMFKPALARGEIQCIGATTLDEFRQHIEKDGALERRFQKVLVEPTSVDETIIILHNIKDKYESHHNVSYTDEAIEACVKLTNRYMTDRFLPDKAIDALDEVGSRVHITNINVPQNILNLEQELEEVRENKNVMVQKQKYEEAANLRDKEKSIEKELDIAQEAWEKEVKNNRILISEDDVADVVSMMTGIPVNRIAAKEITKLANLPAIIKGKVIGQDEAVGKIAKAIQRNRAGLKDPNKPIGSFIFLGQTGVGKTQLAKVIAKELFDSDDALIRIDMSEYMEKFALSRLIGAPPGYVGYEEGGQLTEKIRRKPYSVILFDEIEKAHPDIFNMLLQVLDDGHLTDSLGRKVDFRNTIIVMTSNIGVRQLKDFGQGVGFGTQARKEQTDQHSKSVIESALKKAFAPEFLNRIDDIVVFNSLEKEHINSIIDIELAKLFERIDDLGYKLNLTEKAKNFIAEKGFDKQYGARPLKRAIQKYIEDPIAEEIVNAKLTVGDTITLDAPKDEKGEALLIKIKTKKPAH, from the coding sequence ATGGACGAAAATTTTTCACAAGAAATAAAAAATGTTATTTCCTTTAGTAAGGACGAGGCATTACGTCTAGGTCATGACTTTATAGGAACAGAGCACTTTTTGTTAGCCTTATTGAGAATTGAGCAAGGTGAAGGATCGACAATTCTCCAAAATCTAGAAGTAGACCTTGATTTTTTACGTCATAAAGTTGAGAATTTAACACCTTATTCGGCTACAAAGACAGCAGTAAACGAGAAAGGATCACTATATCTTACCAAGCAAGCAGAAAGAGCTTTGCGTTTAACCTATTTGGAAGTGAAAGTCTTCAAAAATATTGAAGTAACTTCTGCTCATTTGCTCTTGTGTATTTTAAAGAACAATGAAGATCCTATTACTCAAATCCTCAACAAAATGAATGTGGATTACGAAAGTGTAAAGACCTATTATGTAGAATTTCTTTCTGAAGAAAAGAAAGAAGCGGATAGCGAAGATATATTCCATAGTCCAAAGGCGGAAACTTTCGAAGAATCCGGACAAAATGACAGCTCTAGTAGTAAAAAAGCTGACACGCAATCTACTCCACCAAATAAAAAGAGTAAAACACCGGTTTTAGACAATTTTGGTAGAGATTTGACAGAAATGGCGATTGATGGTAAACTAGACCCTGTTGTAGGGCGTGAAAAAGAAATCGAGCGTGTTTCACAGATTTTAAGTCGCAGAAAGAAAAACAATCCCTTGTTAATTGGTGAGCCAGGAGTAGGTAAATCTGCTATAGCGGAAGGTTTAGCTTTAAAAATCATCCAAAAGAAAGTCTCTCGTGTTTTATTCAACAAACGCGTCGTGACGTTAGATTTGGCTAGTTTAGTGGCGGGAACAAAATACAGAGGACAATTTGAAGAGCGCATGAAAGCTGTGATGAATGAGTTAGAGAAAAACACAGACATCATTTTATTTATCGACGAAATTCACACCATTGTTGGTGCGGGTGGAGCGACGGGCTCCTTAGATGCCTCTAATATGTTCAAACCTGCTTTAGCGCGAGGCGAGATTCAATGTATTGGTGCCACAACACTAGATGAATTTAGACAGCACATCGAAAAAGATGGTGCGTTAGAACGCCGTTTCCAAAAAGTATTGGTAGAACCGACTTCGGTAGACGAGACGATTATCATTTTGCACAATATTAAGGACAAATACGAGAGTCACCACAACGTAAGTTATACAGATGAGGCGATTGAAGCTTGTGTAAAGTTGACGAATCGCTATATGACGGATCGTTTCTTACCCGACAAGGCAATTGATGCTTTGGATGAAGTAGGCTCTCGCGTACATATCACGAATATCAACGTACCTCAGAACATACTAAACTTAGAACAAGAATTAGAAGAAGTTCGCGAGAACAAAAATGTGATGGTTCAAAAGCAGAAGTATGAAGAAGCTGCTAATCTAAGAGACAAAGAAAAAAGCATAGAAAAAGAACTGGACATTGCACAAGAAGCGTGGGAAAAAGAGGTAAAAAACAACCGCATTCTCATTTCAGAAGATGATGTTGCTGATGTAGTATCTATGATGACGGGAATTCCAGTAAACCGAATTGCTGCGAAAGAAATCACAAAATTAGCGAACTTACCTGCTATCATAAAAGGAAAAGTCATTGGACAAGATGAGGCTGTTGGTAAAATTGCCAAGGCTATTCAACGCAATCGCGCGGGATTAAAAGACCCGAACAAACCGATTGGATCATTTATTTTCTTAGGACAAACTGGAGTTGGAAAAACCCAATTAGCCAAAGTAATAGCCAAAGAGCTTTTTGATTCAGATGATGCTTTGATTCGCATTGACATGAGTGAATACATGGAGAAATTTGCGTTATCTCGTTTAATCGGTGCACCTCCAGGATATGTTGGATATGAAGAAGGAGGCCAATTAACAGAAAAAATCCGCAGAAAACCATACAGTGTTATTCTATTTGATGAAATCGAAAAAGCACATCCTGATATCTTTAATATGTTGTTACAAGTATTGGATGATGGTCATTTAACTGATAGTTTAGGACGCAAAGTCGATTTTAGAAATACAATTATTGTTATGACATCTAATATTGGGGTTCGTCAATTAAAAGATTTTGGACAAGGTGTTGGTTTTGGCACACAGGCGCGTAAGGAACAAACCGATCAACACAGTAAATCCGTGATTGAAAGTGCGTTGAAAAAAGCTTTTGCACCAGAGTTCTTAAATAGAATTGACGATATTGTGGTATTCAACTCCTTAGAGAAAGAGCACATTAACTCAATTATCGACATTGAATTAGCTAAATTATTCGAGCGCATTGACGATTTAGGATACAAATTAAACCTAACAGAAAAAGCGAAGAATTTTATTGCTGAAAAAGGTTTTGACAAGCAATATGGGGCACGTCCATTAAAACGAGCAATTCAAAAGTACATTGAAGATCCGATTGCAGAAGAAATTGTAAATGCAAAATTAACTGTTGGCGACACCATAACCTTGGATGCGCCAAAAGATGAAAAAGGAGAAGCTTTGCTTATCAAAATAAAAACAAAAAAACCTGCACATTAG
- a CDS encoding helix-turn-helix transcriptional regulator — protein MENFVNRLEFLLEHFELSASAFADKIGVQRSSLSHILSGRNKASLDFILKINDTFSELNLEWLIKGEGSFSGEKKQEIAPSQSVDLFSDESKIETQNTPLSSPTSTIKKEVISPKPIPDFFTSSDIEQIVVFYKDGTFMTYKPR, from the coding sequence ATGGAGAATTTCGTAAACAGACTAGAGTTTTTACTCGAACATTTTGAGCTATCTGCTTCTGCTTTTGCGGATAAAATTGGCGTTCAACGCTCAAGTTTATCCCATATTTTATCTGGTCGAAACAAGGCTAGTTTGGATTTTATTTTAAAGATAAACGACACTTTTTCAGAACTAAATCTCGAGTGGTTAATTAAAGGTGAAGGTTCTTTTTCTGGTGAAAAAAAACAGGAAATAGCACCTTCCCAATCTGTCGATTTATTTTCAGATGAATCCAAAATTGAAACACAAAACACCCCTCTTTCATCCCCTACTTCAACGATAAAAAAAGAGGTCATTTCCCCTAAACCTATTCCTGATTTTTTCACCTCGTCTGACATAGAACAAATTGTTGTTTTTTACAAAGACGGAACTTTCATGACCTACAAGCCTAGATAG
- a CDS encoding Lrp/AsnC family transcriptional regulator has translation MSKFRLDEIDHQILDMLIDNTRVPFTDIAKKLLISAGTVHVRVKKMEDAGIIQGSSLTLDYEKLGYAFIAYIGIFLHNTSQTKFVLERINEIPYVTVAHVTTGKFNVFCKIRAKNTRHAKEVIYMIDDIDGVYRTESMISLEESINDKKRLMHTIFKEL, from the coding sequence ATGAGTAAGTTTCGTTTAGATGAAATCGACCACCAGATCTTAGATATGCTGATCGATAATACGAGAGTGCCTTTTACAGATATCGCTAAGAAATTATTAATTTCAGCAGGTACGGTTCACGTACGTGTGAAAAAAATGGAAGATGCTGGAATTATCCAAGGTTCTTCGTTGACGCTTGATTATGAAAAATTAGGATATGCATTTATTGCGTATATCGGAATATTTTTACATAATACTTCGCAAACTAAGTTTGTTTTAGAACGAATTAATGAAATTCCATATGTGACAGTTGCTCACGTAACTACTGGTAAATTCAATGTATTCTGTAAAATTAGAGCGAAAAATACCCGTCATGCGAAAGAAGTAATCTACATGATTGACGATATTGATGGAGTGTACAGAACAGAGTCAATGATTTCTTTGGAAGAAAGTATCAACGACAAAAAACGATTAATGCATACAATTTTTAAAGAATTGTAG
- a CDS encoding CNNM domain-containing protein codes for MTLLLIYLFLALTVSFICSIAEAVLLSTPLAFLHSKTDQGDTKAKALIHMKKDIDKPLSAILSLNTIAHTVGAAGVGAQATVVFGEAYFGVISALLTLVILVFTEIIPKTLGANYCKTLYSSTATTISSMIILCYPLVLLSSFLTKRLSKKQQESSISREELASLASIGEQEGILEGKETKIIQNLIQLKDVSVAAIHTPRIMMIHADEELKLQGFLVNKELLHFSRIPIYSGQTENIVGYVLRDLIFEHLAADQFDIQLKDLKRNILQFNERTSVLEAWSRLTEKHEHIAIITNEYGEVQGLLTLEDILETLLGFEIVDEKDKIIDLRKYAEERWKSKQRKYQFIENNKKVGD; via the coding sequence ATGACTTTATTATTAATTTATTTGTTTTTAGCCTTAACGGTTTCTTTTATCTGTTCCATTGCAGAAGCAGTCTTATTATCTACCCCTCTTGCATTCTTACATTCAAAAACGGATCAGGGGGATACCAAAGCAAAAGCTTTGATTCACATGAAAAAGGATATTGACAAACCTTTATCTGCCATTCTATCTTTAAATACCATTGCACATACTGTTGGGGCTGCTGGTGTTGGCGCACAAGCTACAGTTGTTTTTGGAGAGGCTTATTTTGGGGTTATTTCTGCCCTTCTAACCTTGGTCATCCTGGTATTTACAGAAATTATTCCTAAAACATTGGGTGCAAACTATTGCAAAACCTTGTATAGCTCAACCGCTACTACTATTTCCAGCATGATTATTCTCTGCTATCCTTTGGTTTTACTTTCTTCTTTTTTAACCAAGCGCCTGAGTAAAAAACAACAAGAATCAAGTATTAGCCGCGAAGAATTAGCGAGTTTAGCTAGTATTGGTGAACAAGAAGGAATATTAGAAGGAAAGGAAACGAAAATCATTCAAAACCTAATCCAACTCAAAGACGTTTCGGTTGCAGCCATCCACACTCCTCGTATCATGATGATTCACGCAGATGAGGAGCTAAAACTTCAAGGTTTTTTAGTGAATAAGGAATTACTTCACTTTTCGCGTATTCCTATTTATAGTGGGCAAACGGAAAATATCGTTGGATATGTACTTCGCGACCTCATCTTTGAACACTTAGCTGCAGATCAATTTGACATTCAGTTGAAAGATCTTAAACGCAACATTCTTCAGTTCAACGAACGAACAAGTGTCTTAGAAGCTTGGAGTCGATTAACGGAAAAGCACGAGCACATTGCCATCATTACCAATGAGTACGGAGAGGTTCAGGGACTTCTAACATTAGAAGATATATTGGAAACCCTTTTAGGATTTGAAATTGTCGATGAAAAGGATAAAATTATCGATTTGAGAAAATACGCAGAAGAGAGATGGAAAAGCAAACAACGCAAATACCAGTTTATTGAAAACAATAAAAAGGTCGGAGACTAA
- a CDS encoding metal-dependent hydrolase, with amino-acid sequence MDSLTQIVLGGAVGNALLGEKLKNKAVLYGAVAGTIPDLDVLAVFFTDPISALEFHRGITHSVLFAIFGAFLFGFLLYWFEKKKGVTYEEGVWLFFWGFFTHAALDVFTTWGTRVLWPFDYSFAFKSIFVIDPLYTLPFLFFLLRSMREKTNVKRRLYLNRLGLYISSAYLGLTLLLKAVAFYSFTDALDQQHISYKAMSVKPTIMNTILWTAIVETKDAFLIGEYSLLNPSPVEFKTYPKNREVIGSLEKHYLIHRLVRISEGYYTFSEVNNEIYFNDLRFGVLKEEEGEVQFAFSYKFYIDEKGELNVEEVKKDRRDGVKLLKSIGRKIFGLKED; translated from the coding sequence ATGGATTCGTTAACTCAAATTGTTTTAGGCGGTGCCGTTGGAAATGCGTTACTAGGGGAGAAATTAAAGAATAAAGCTGTTTTATATGGTGCAGTAGCAGGTACTATACCAGATTTAGACGTTTTGGCTGTTTTTTTTACTGATCCAATAAGTGCTTTAGAATTTCATCGCGGTATTACGCATTCTGTCTTATTTGCCATTTTTGGCGCTTTTCTTTTCGGATTTCTTCTGTATTGGTTTGAGAAGAAAAAAGGCGTCACCTACGAAGAGGGGGTTTGGCTCTTCTTTTGGGGATTCTTTACGCATGCAGCGCTTGATGTATTTACAACTTGGGGAACCCGCGTTTTGTGGCCTTTTGATTATTCTTTTGCCTTTAAGTCAATCTTCGTGATTGATCCTCTTTATACCCTGCCTTTTTTGTTTTTTCTCCTGCGTTCAATGCGGGAAAAAACCAATGTGAAACGCCGTTTATATCTAAATCGATTGGGACTTTATATAAGTAGTGCTTATTTGGGGTTAACACTTTTGCTAAAAGCGGTGGCCTTCTATAGTTTTACTGATGCGTTGGATCAGCAGCATATCTCATATAAAGCAATGTCGGTTAAGCCTACTATTATGAATACCATTCTTTGGACGGCAATTGTAGAAACCAAAGATGCTTTTTTAATAGGAGAATATTCTTTGTTGAACCCTAGTCCGGTTGAGTTTAAAACCTATCCTAAAAATAGAGAAGTAATTGGGAGTTTGGAAAAGCATTATTTAATCCATCGATTAGTGCGAATCTCCGAAGGGTATTATACGTTTTCTGAAGTGAATAATGAGATCTATTTTAATGATTTGCGATTTGGTGTTTTGAAAGAAGAGGAGGGCGAAGTGCAGTTTGCATTTAGTTATAAGTTCTATATTGATGAAAAAGGAGAATTGAATGTGGAAGAAGTCAAAAAAGACAGACGAGATGGAGTTAAATTATTGAAGTCAATTGGGCGAAAGATTTTTGGATTGAAAGAAGATTAA